One window of Agromyces rhizosphaerae genomic DNA carries:
- a CDS encoding Fpg/Nei family DNA glycosylase → MPELPEVDALMGFLRGRTSGRSIRSAVMTSFSALKTFDPPLTDLVGRTVTGAARHGKWLDLDVDGLHLAAHLARAGWLRWYEQLPASRIRPGKSPIALRVGFDDGSGFDLTEAGTKKSLAVYVVRDPAEVPGIASLGPEPLDDDFTLEVFAGILSGRRTQIKGVLREQSLIAGVGNAYSDEVLHVARMSPYALASSLDDEEVARLYDALRDTLRGAVEAAEGRPAAELKDAKRQGMRVHARGGEACPVCGDTVRDVHFADRSMQYCPTCQTGGKLLADRRMSRLLK, encoded by the coding sequence ATGCCGGAACTGCCCGAGGTGGACGCCCTGATGGGCTTCCTGCGCGGGCGCACGTCGGGGCGCAGCATCCGCTCGGCCGTCATGACCTCGTTCTCGGCGCTGAAGACGTTCGATCCGCCGCTGACCGACCTCGTCGGGCGCACGGTGACCGGTGCCGCCCGGCACGGCAAGTGGCTCGACCTCGACGTCGACGGCCTGCACCTGGCCGCGCACCTCGCTCGCGCGGGCTGGCTGCGCTGGTACGAGCAGCTGCCGGCCAGCCGCATCCGGCCGGGGAAGTCGCCCATCGCGCTGCGCGTCGGCTTCGACGACGGCTCGGGGTTCGATCTCACCGAAGCCGGCACCAAGAAGTCGCTCGCCGTGTATGTGGTGCGCGACCCGGCCGAGGTGCCGGGCATCGCCTCGCTCGGGCCCGAGCCCCTCGACGACGACTTCACGCTCGAGGTGTTCGCCGGCATCCTCTCGGGCCGCCGCACCCAGATCAAGGGCGTGCTGCGCGAGCAGTCGCTCATCGCGGGCGTCGGCAACGCGTACTCCGACGAGGTGCTGCACGTGGCGAGGATGTCGCCCTACGCGCTCGCGTCGTCACTCGACGACGAGGAGGTCGCGCGCCTCTACGACGCGCTGCGCGACACCCTGCGGGGCGCCGTCGAAGCCGCGGAAGGGCGCCCGGCCGCCGAGCTCAAGGACGCGAAGCGCCAGGGCATGCGCGTGCACGCACGCGGCGGCGAGGCCTGCCCGGTGTGCGGCGACACCGTGCGAGACGTGCACTTCGCCGACCGCTCGATGCAGTACTGCCCGACCTGTCAGACCGGCGGCAAGCTGCTCGCCGACCGGCGGATGTCACGCCTGCTGAAATAG
- a CDS encoding PadR family transcriptional regulator, translating into MTDTQPRDLLPLTEPVFHILLALVDDERHGYAIMQEVRTRTEGDVNLAPGTLYGAIKRLRGLGLIEESDTRVDPELDDERRRYYRITGLGERVATAEASRIASLARQAAAKRLLPEWGAV; encoded by the coding sequence ATGACCGACACCCAGCCCCGCGACCTGCTCCCGCTGACGGAGCCGGTGTTCCACATCCTGCTCGCGCTCGTGGACGACGAGCGCCACGGCTACGCGATCATGCAGGAGGTGCGCACGCGCACCGAGGGCGACGTGAACCTGGCGCCGGGCACCCTGTACGGGGCGATCAAGCGCCTGCGCGGGCTCGGGCTCATCGAGGAGTCGGACACCCGCGTCGACCCGGAGCTCGACGACGAGCGCCGGCGCTACTACCGCATCACCGGGCTCGGCGAGCGGGTCGCGACAGCGGAGGCGAGCCGCATCGCGTCGCTCGCGCGACAGGCGGCGGCGAAGCGCCTGCTGCCGGAATGGGGCGCGGTCTGA
- a CDS encoding tocopherol cyclase family protein — MRSPAAWMRGVRRPEAFHGHGVRRGFFEGWYVKLVSADRSQRWAVIPGVFRGLAGDGGERDEAFVQVLDGLTGRSWYHRYDVDDFEASAHGFHVRVGGNHFSPRGVTLDLPQLRGHVEFPDAFTPWPVTLREPGIMGWYGLVPFMECFHGIVSFGHGLAGTLEVEGRAVSFDDGRGYIEKDWGRAFPAGYVWMASNHVDATTGDDTDASLIASVAIIPWVGRSFRGSIIGFRHGGRLHKWTTYNRSREHALAIDDTHVRWSVSGPDGLLHLEAERVRGGLLHAPLREAMHQRVEETMDAQIVFRHVDHDGRVRLEGVADCAGLEVFGDTERLLAL; from the coding sequence ATGCGGTCTCCCGCGGCATGGATGCGCGGCGTGCGGCGCCCCGAGGCGTTCCACGGCCACGGCGTGCGCCGGGGGTTCTTCGAGGGCTGGTACGTCAAGCTCGTGAGCGCCGACCGGTCGCAGCGCTGGGCGGTCATCCCCGGGGTCTTCCGCGGCCTGGCGGGCGATGGGGGCGAGCGAGACGAGGCGTTCGTGCAGGTGCTCGACGGGCTCACCGGACGGTCGTGGTACCACCGGTACGACGTCGACGACTTCGAGGCATCCGCTCACGGCTTCCACGTCCGGGTGGGCGGCAACCACTTCTCGCCCCGGGGCGTGACGCTCGACCTGCCGCAGCTGCGCGGGCACGTCGAGTTCCCCGACGCGTTCACGCCGTGGCCGGTCACGCTGCGCGAACCCGGCATCATGGGCTGGTACGGGCTCGTGCCGTTCATGGAGTGCTTCCACGGCATCGTCTCGTTCGGGCACGGCCTGGCCGGCACGCTCGAGGTCGAGGGCCGGGCGGTCTCGTTCGACGACGGGCGCGGGTACATCGAGAAGGACTGGGGCCGCGCCTTCCCGGCGGGCTACGTGTGGATGGCGAGCAACCACGTCGACGCGACGACCGGCGACGACACGGATGCCTCGCTCATCGCGTCCGTCGCGATCATCCCGTGGGTCGGCCGGTCGTTCCGCGGTTCGATCATCGGGTTCCGGCACGGCGGTCGCCTGCACAAGTGGACCACCTACAACCGATCGCGCGAGCACGCGCTCGCGATCGACGACACGCACGTGCGCTGGAGCGTCTCCGGGCCGGACGGGCTGCTGCACCTCGAGGCCGAGCGCGTGCGCGGCGGGCTGCTGCACGCGCCGCTGCGCGAGGCGATGCACCAGCGGGTCGAGGAGACGATGGACGCGCAGATCGTGTTCCGGCACGTCGACCACGACGGGCGCGTGCGGCTCGAGGGCGTGGCCGACTGTGCGGGGCTCGAGGTGTTCGGCGACACCGAGCGCCTGCTCGCGCTCTAG
- a CDS encoding aldo/keto reductase family protein: MEFRYLGNSGLKISEITYGNWLTHGSQVENDTAQRCVRAALDAGITTFDTADVYANTAAETVLGEALRGERRQSLEIFTKVYFPTGPKGHNDTGLSRKHIMESIDGSLQRLGTDYVDLYQAHRYDYETPLEETMQAFADIVRQGKALYIGVSEWNAEQLRAGHALARELGVSLISNQPQYSMLWRVIEEEVVPTSEELGIGQIVWSPVAQGVLTGKYLPGEAPPAGSRATDEKGGADMVQGFLDDEILRGVQALRPVADAAGLTMPQLAVAWVLQNPNVSAAIIGASRPEQVADNVQAAGRTLDADTMAAIDQAIGHLAERDPAKTRSPKERMS, from the coding sequence ATGGAATTCAGGTACCTCGGCAACAGCGGCCTCAAGATCTCGGAGATCACCTACGGCAACTGGCTCACCCACGGCTCCCAGGTCGAGAACGACACCGCGCAGCGCTGCGTGCGTGCGGCCCTCGATGCCGGCATCACGACCTTCGACACGGCCGACGTCTACGCGAACACCGCTGCGGAGACCGTGCTCGGCGAGGCGCTGCGCGGCGAGCGCCGGCAGTCGCTCGAGATCTTCACGAAGGTCTACTTCCCGACCGGCCCGAAGGGGCACAACGACACCGGGCTCTCGCGCAAGCACATCATGGAGTCGATCGACGGCTCGCTGCAGCGACTCGGCACCGACTACGTCGACCTCTACCAGGCCCACCGCTACGACTACGAGACCCCGCTCGAGGAGACGATGCAGGCGTTCGCCGACATCGTGCGCCAGGGCAAGGCGCTCTACATCGGCGTCTCGGAGTGGAACGCCGAGCAGCTGCGCGCCGGGCACGCGCTCGCCCGCGAGCTCGGCGTCTCGCTCATCTCGAACCAGCCGCAGTACTCGATGCTGTGGCGGGTGATCGAGGAGGAGGTCGTGCCGACGTCGGAGGAGCTCGGCATCGGGCAGATCGTGTGGTCGCCGGTCGCGCAGGGCGTGCTCACGGGCAAGTACCTGCCGGGGGAGGCGCCGCCCGCGGGCTCGCGCGCGACCGACGAGAAGGGCGGCGCGGACATGGTGCAGGGATTCCTCGACGACGAGATCCTGCGCGGGGTGCAGGCGCTGCGGCCGGTGGCGGATGCCGCGGGCCTGACGATGCCCCAGCTCGCCGTCGCCTGGGTGCTCCAGAACCCCAACGTGTCGGCGGCGATCATCGGCGCGTCCCGTCCGGAGCAGGTCGCCGACAACGTGCAGGCCGCCGGTCGCACCCTCGACGCCGACACGATGGCGGCGATCGACCAGGCGATCGGGCACCTGGCCGAGCGCGACCCGGCGAAGACCCGGTCGCCGAAGGAGCGGATGAGCTGA
- a CDS encoding FAD-dependent oxidoreductase produces the protein MKIVVVGGVAGGASVAARARRLDETAEIIVFERGGYVSFANCGLPYHIGGVITDRSRLLLQTPESLNESLAIDVRVSTEVVGIDAKAKTVTVREVDTGREYTEDYDALALCQGADPLQLPLPGIDLPGIHVLRNIADMDAIKAHLDEALDASAKTGKAVRTVVIGAGYIGLEMAENLRHRGAEVTVVELSDQIMPPLDKEVSIPVEQHIRGRGVELVLETAAAAFQQAADGSLKVELNNGRTLPADLVILSAGVRPNVGLATEAGIELGPRGGIVVDTHMRTSDPSIWAAGDAVETPHTVLPSAGLTPLAGPANREARVAAENICGRDTEYLSTQGTSIVKVFEMTAGGTGATERQLERESVPYRTVHVHPSGHAGYYPGTAMMHIKVLFSPDDGKLLGAQIAGFDGVDKRLDVFATAIRLGATVHDLETLELAYAPPFGSAKDPVNMAGFVATNVLKGDLKLWYAKDFPGTVEGARIIDVRTPEEYDIWHIPGAENVPLGDMREATASWDLDVPIRLYCAVGFRSYLAYRLLVQRGFTDVKTLSGGSHTFRFWHDLEPVGEAVKAPEIAYAEAVDLVTAVRGTGKVVDLDCTGLACPGPIMKLSKQMDEVAAGDEVVVHVSDPGFAADGPAWAATKGHELLSMTPEGPGYVASFRKGGAGAGSGASAGVAKQDLDQVSFVVFSGDMDKVLAAFIIANGALAMGQKVSMFFTFWGLNALRRQDPPKRDRKTLDRMFGMMMPSGPEKLPLSTMNMAGMGPSMIKKVMEDHSVPSLPELMQSAHADGARLIGCTMTMDLLGIAESDLIDDIELGGVATFLGEAQKSGTTLFI, from the coding sequence ATGAAGATCGTCGTCGTCGGTGGAGTCGCGGGTGGAGCCTCGGTCGCAGCGCGCGCCCGACGGCTCGACGAGACCGCCGAGATCATCGTGTTCGAGCGTGGCGGCTACGTGTCGTTCGCCAACTGCGGGCTGCCGTACCACATCGGCGGGGTGATCACCGATCGAAGCCGCCTGCTGCTCCAGACCCCTGAGAGCCTGAACGAGTCGCTCGCCATCGACGTGCGCGTGTCGACCGAGGTCGTCGGCATCGACGCGAAGGCGAAGACCGTCACGGTCCGCGAGGTCGACACCGGCCGCGAGTACACGGAGGACTACGACGCGCTGGCGCTCTGCCAGGGCGCCGACCCGCTGCAGCTGCCGCTGCCGGGCATCGACCTCCCGGGCATCCACGTGCTGCGCAACATCGCCGACATGGACGCCATCAAGGCGCATCTCGACGAGGCGCTCGACGCCTCGGCGAAGACCGGGAAAGCCGTGCGCACCGTCGTGATCGGCGCCGGCTACATCGGCCTCGAGATGGCCGAGAACCTGCGGCACCGCGGCGCCGAGGTCACGGTCGTCGAGCTCAGCGACCAGATCATGCCACCGCTCGACAAGGAGGTCTCGATCCCCGTCGAGCAGCACATCCGCGGGCGCGGGGTCGAGCTGGTGCTCGAGACCGCGGCGGCCGCCTTCCAGCAGGCGGCCGACGGCAGCCTCAAGGTCGAGCTGAACAACGGCCGCACGCTCCCGGCCGACCTCGTCATCCTCTCCGCGGGCGTGCGCCCGAACGTCGGGCTCGCCACGGAGGCGGGCATCGAGCTGGGCCCGCGCGGCGGCATCGTCGTCGACACGCACATGCGCACCTCCGACCCGAGCATCTGGGCCGCGGGCGACGCGGTCGAGACCCCGCACACCGTGCTGCCGAGCGCCGGCCTCACGCCGCTCGCCGGCCCGGCCAACCGCGAGGCCCGCGTCGCGGCCGAGAACATCTGCGGGCGCGACACCGAGTACCTCTCGACCCAGGGCACCTCCATCGTCAAGGTCTTCGAGATGACCGCGGGCGGCACCGGTGCGACCGAGCGCCAGCTCGAGCGCGAGAGCGTGCCGTACCGCACCGTGCACGTGCACCCGTCGGGTCACGCCGGCTACTACCCGGGCACGGCGATGATGCACATCAAGGTGCTGTTCTCGCCCGACGACGGCAAGCTTCTCGGCGCGCAGATCGCGGGCTTCGACGGCGTCGACAAGCGGCTCGACGTGTTCGCCACGGCGATCCGCCTCGGGGCGACCGTGCACGACCTCGAGACTCTCGAGCTCGCGTACGCACCGCCGTTCGGGTCGGCGAAGGACCCGGTGAACATGGCGGGGTTCGTCGCGACGAACGTGCTGAAGGGCGACCTGAAGCTCTGGTACGCGAAGGACTTCCCCGGCACGGTCGAGGGAGCGCGCATCATCGACGTGCGCACCCCCGAGGAGTACGACATCTGGCACATCCCGGGCGCCGAGAACGTGCCGCTCGGCGACATGCGCGAGGCCACCGCGTCGTGGGACCTCGATGTGCCGATCCGGCTCTACTGCGCGGTCGGGTTCCGCAGCTACCTCGCGTACCGGCTGCTCGTGCAGCGCGGGTTCACCGACGTGAAGACCCTCTCCGGCGGTTCGCACACGTTCCGGTTCTGGCACGATCTGGAGCCCGTCGGCGAGGCGGTCAAGGCGCCCGAGATCGCGTACGCCGAGGCCGTCGACCTCGTCACGGCCGTGCGCGGCACCGGCAAGGTGGTCGACCTCGACTGCACCGGGCTCGCCTGCCCGGGCCCGATCATGAAGCTCTCGAAGCAGATGGACGAGGTGGCGGCGGGCGACGAGGTCGTCGTGCACGTCTCCGACCCGGGATTCGCCGCGGACGGACCGGCATGGGCGGCGACCAAGGGGCACGAGCTGCTCTCGATGACCCCCGAGGGGCCGGGCTACGTCGCGTCGTTCCGCAAGGGCGGTGCGGGGGCCGGCTCAGGGGCATCCGCCGGGGTCGCGAAGCAGGACCTCGACCAGGTCTCGTTCGTGGTGTTCTCGGGCGACATGGACAAGGTGCTCGCCGCGTTCATCATCGCGAACGGCGCGCTCGCCATGGGGCAGAAGGTGTCGATGTTCTTCACCTTCTGGGGCCTCAACGCGCTCCGCCGCCAGGACCCGCCGAAGCGCGACCGGAAGACGCTCGACCGCATGTTCGGCATGATGATGCCGTCGGGACCCGAGAAGCTGCCGCTGTCGACCATGAACATGGCGGGCATGGGGCCGTCCATGATCAAGAAGGTCATGGAGGACCACTCGGTGCCGTCGCTGCCCGAGCTCATGCAGTCGGCCCACGCCGACGGCGCACGGCTCATCGGCTGCACCATGACGATGGACCTGCTCGGCATCGCCGAGTCGGACCTCATCGACGACATCGAGCTCGGCGGCGTCGCGACCTTCCTCGGCGAGGCGCAGAAGTCGGGCACGACTCTCTTCATCTGA
- a CDS encoding 1-acyl-sn-glycerol-3-phosphate acyltransferase, with protein MLRRLLSRVYWSLSRWTLAGEPAPDRPSVLIGAPHTSNWDFVLMLAIAWRHEMDVRWLGKKSLFAGWRGPIMRRLGGIPVDRSNPADVVGEVLGRIEAGEVFGLVVTPDGTRGANPHWKSGFYRIAREAGIPVTLGYVDRTTMTTGLGPTFMLTGDVPADMDRIREFYADKAGVRPELRTEPRLRSELPEAPAA; from the coding sequence GTGCTCCGACGACTCCTGTCCCGTGTCTACTGGTCCCTCAGCAGGTGGACCCTCGCGGGCGAACCGGCGCCGGACCGGCCGTCCGTGCTGATCGGCGCACCGCACACCTCCAACTGGGACTTCGTGCTCATGCTCGCGATCGCGTGGCGGCACGAGATGGACGTGCGCTGGCTCGGCAAGAAGAGCCTCTTCGCCGGCTGGCGCGGGCCGATCATGCGACGCCTCGGCGGCATCCCGGTCGACCGCTCGAACCCGGCCGACGTGGTGGGCGAGGTGCTCGGGCGCATCGAGGCCGGCGAGGTGTTCGGCCTGGTCGTCACGCCCGACGGCACGCGCGGCGCGAACCCGCACTGGAAGTCGGGCTTCTACCGCATCGCGCGCGAGGCGGGCATTCCGGTCACGCTCGGCTACGTCGACCGCACGACCATGACCACGGGCCTCGGGCCGACCTTCATGCTCACCGGCGACGTGCCCGCCGACATGGACCGCATCCGCGAGTTCTACGCCGACAAGGCCGGCGTGCGCCCCGAGCTGCGCACCGAGCCGCGCCTGCGCAGCGAACTGCCCGAGGCGCCCGCCGCCTGA
- a CDS encoding ankyrin repeat domain-containing protein codes for MAGPEVDPDQLFELARAGADLLVEFVDAGVDADLADAQGNTFVMLAAYNGHGGLVRALAERGADVNRLNARGQSPLAGAVFKGEDDVIAALVAAGADPDAGSPSARATAQMFGRTLPDA; via the coding sequence ATGGCCGGACCCGAGGTCGACCCGGACCAGCTGTTCGAGCTCGCGCGCGCCGGCGCCGACCTGCTCGTCGAGTTCGTCGACGCCGGGGTCGACGCCGACCTCGCCGACGCGCAGGGCAACACCTTCGTGATGCTCGCCGCCTACAACGGCCACGGCGGCCTGGTGCGGGCGCTCGCCGAGCGCGGCGCCGACGTGAACCGGCTGAACGCGCGCGGACAGTCGCCGCTCGCGGGCGCGGTGTTCAAGGGTGAGGACGACGTGATCGCCGCGCTGGTCGCCGCCGGCGCCGATCCCGACGCGGGCTCGCCGAGCGCGCGGGCGACGGCGCAGATGTTCGGCCGCACGCTGCCCGACGCATGA
- a CDS encoding Pr6Pr family membrane protein: MSASPWRVLGAPSFWWRVAIALVILAGILSGSHKLQFFTSNASVFALAYYAIAVVLMVQRRTTDAPAPRLRGGIVVWLLTTMLVSHFINNHGENPLPGLVDAADASELLSNWSAFLVHYVAPIMVLAEFVLFRPHGRTRWVDIALWLLFPLGYAAASITRAVLLPVVPDRYPYPFLDPEGRGYGDVVVGVLQIGVGIAVIGALVVAVDRLLGRWSRSRSDASAESGIDDPQTHQPAT; the protein is encoded by the coding sequence ATGAGCGCGTCGCCCTGGCGCGTGCTCGGGGCACCGTCGTTCTGGTGGCGCGTCGCGATCGCGCTCGTCATCCTCGCCGGCATCCTGAGCGGCAGCCACAAGCTGCAGTTCTTCACGAGCAACGCGAGCGTCTTCGCCCTCGCCTACTACGCGATCGCGGTCGTGCTCATGGTGCAGCGGCGCACGACGGACGCCCCCGCCCCGAGGCTGCGCGGTGGCATCGTTGTCTGGCTGCTGACGACCATGCTCGTCTCGCACTTCATCAACAACCACGGCGAGAACCCCCTGCCCGGGCTGGTCGATGCGGCGGATGCCTCGGAGCTGCTGTCGAACTGGTCGGCGTTCCTCGTGCACTACGTCGCCCCGATCATGGTGCTGGCCGAGTTCGTGCTGTTCCGCCCGCACGGCCGCACCCGGTGGGTCGACATCGCGCTCTGGCTGCTGTTCCCGCTCGGCTACGCTGCCGCGTCGATCACGCGCGCGGTGCTGCTGCCGGTGGTGCCCGACCGGTACCCGTACCCGTTCCTCGATCCCGAGGGGCGCGGCTACGGCGACGTGGTGGTCGGGGTGCTGCAGATCGGCGTGGGCATCGCGGTGATCGGTGCGCTCGTCGTCGCGGTCGACCGGTTGCTCGGCCGGTGGAGCAGGTCGCGCTCCGATGCCTCGGCCGAGTCCGGGATCGACGATCCCCAGACGCACCAGCCGGCCACCTGA
- a CDS encoding oxygenase MpaB family protein, whose amino-acid sequence MRRDHWRRRNAALDPARDHVEIYRNVVMYEFPWDMNQALSFALFRTYAVPGIGRLLDETGEFTGRTQKRYDDTALLLEAPSRLGFDHPEARAATRRINGMHRAYDIPDHEFRYVLSTFVVVPKRWLDAYGKRPLDAGELEASVHYYRALGARMGIPDIPETYEGFATLMDDYEAEHFAFEPGARRVADSTLALLLTFHPRLPKRLVEVFSRALMDDELLDALGYDHPPRAVTASSRAALRLRGRIARLLPANRTPTAVADLPWVRSYPDGYDIERLGTFPSGCPVPHDSRTESGAA is encoded by the coding sequence ATGCGACGAGACCACTGGCGGCGGCGCAACGCGGCGCTCGACCCCGCCCGCGACCACGTGGAGATCTACCGCAACGTGGTCATGTACGAGTTCCCGTGGGACATGAACCAGGCGCTGAGCTTCGCGCTGTTCCGCACCTACGCGGTGCCGGGCATCGGGCGCCTCCTCGACGAGACCGGCGAGTTCACGGGCCGCACGCAGAAGCGCTACGACGACACCGCGCTGCTGCTCGAGGCGCCGAGCCGCCTGGGCTTCGACCACCCCGAGGCGCGCGCGGCGACTCGCCGCATCAACGGCATGCACCGCGCCTACGACATCCCCGACCACGAGTTCCGCTACGTGCTCTCCACGTTCGTCGTGGTGCCGAAGCGGTGGCTGGACGCGTACGGCAAGCGCCCGCTCGACGCGGGTGAGCTCGAGGCATCCGTGCACTACTACCGGGCGCTCGGGGCCCGCATGGGCATCCCCGACATCCCCGAGACGTATGAGGGATTCGCGACCCTCATGGACGACTACGAGGCCGAGCACTTCGCGTTCGAGCCCGGCGCCCGGCGCGTGGCCGACTCGACGCTGGCGCTGCTGCTGACCTTCCACCCGCGGCTGCCGAAGCGCCTGGTCGAGGTGTTCAGCCGCGCGCTCATGGATGACGAGCTGCTCGACGCGCTCGGCTACGACCACCCGCCCCGTGCGGTCACCGCCAGCTCCCGCGCGGCGCTGCGCCTGCGCGGGCGCATCGCCCGGCTGCTCCCGGCGAACCGCACCCCGACCGCCGTCGCCGACCTGCCGTGGGTGCGCAGCTACCCCGACGGGTACGACATCGAGCGGCTCGGCACCTTCCCGAGCGGATGCCCCGTGCCCCACGACTCACGCACGGAGTCGGGCGCCGCCTGA